One window of Alkaliphilus metalliredigens QYMF genomic DNA carries:
- a CDS encoding pirin family protein: protein MSKKIIDIKPFEFRDDVGDPFLARMHHVDYYPKSNGHMEVPEAQLVGKHSGEDFDFSSDFKMYYGKGVPGFPSHPHRGFETVTVVLQGYVDHSDSDGASGRYGAGDVQWMTAGSGMQHAEMFPLIHDDQENTMELFQIWLNLPSKDKFVKPSYKMLWAEDMKVIEEKDEAGNTATINLIAGSYKGIKSLDPNPDSWANNRDNHVGIWTIQMEPGSSFTLPNISSTLNRNLYFYQGDSITLDDVPIKEHSIIKLVGDEEIKVTNGNHKSYLLLLEGEPINEPVVNYGPFVMNTKEEIDQAYKDYHATGFGGWPWDQRDPVSPKDVGRFARYDEHRIEIPK from the coding sequence TTGAGTAAAAAAATTATTGATATTAAACCTTTTGAATTTCGTGATGATGTAGGTGATCCTTTTTTAGCAAGAATGCATCATGTTGATTATTATCCGAAGAGCAATGGTCATATGGAGGTACCCGAGGCACAGCTAGTGGGCAAACACTCTGGAGAAGACTTTGACTTTAGTAGCGACTTTAAGATGTATTATGGCAAAGGCGTTCCTGGATTCCCTTCCCACCCCCACAGAGGCTTTGAGACAGTGACCGTAGTCCTCCAGGGCTATGTGGATCACTCGGATTCAGATGGTGCTTCTGGTCGCTATGGCGCCGGGGATGTCCAATGGATGACGGCAGGAAGTGGCATGCAACATGCTGAAATGTTTCCTCTGATCCATGATGATCAAGAAAATACCATGGAGTTATTTCAAATTTGGTTGAACCTCCCCAGTAAGGATAAGTTTGTGAAACCAAGTTATAAAATGCTATGGGCTGAAGATATGAAAGTAATAGAAGAAAAGGATGAAGCCGGAAATACGGCTACAATCAATCTAATTGCAGGGTCCTATAAGGGGATAAAAAGTTTAGATCCCAATCCTGATTCATGGGCCAATAACAGAGACAATCATGTTGGTATTTGGACGATTCAAATGGAACCAGGATCAAGTTTTACACTACCTAACATCTCTTCTACTTTAAATAGAAACTTATACTTTTATCAAGGAGACTCTATTACCCTTGATGATGTGCCTATCAAAGAGCATAGCATTATCAAGTTAGTTGGAGATGAAGAGATCAAAGTAACTAATGGTAACCACAAGAGTTATTTACTCTTATTAGAGGGTGAACCCATCAATGAGCCAGTTGTTAATTATGGTCCCTTTGTCATGAATACAAAAGAGGAAATTGATCAGGCCTATAAGGATTACCATGCCACTGGATTTGGTGGATGGCCTTGGGATCAAAGAGACCCTGTGAGTCCTAAAGATGTAGGTAGGTTTGCACGATATGATGAACATCGGATAGAAATCCCAAAGTAG